A stretch of Saccharothrix texasensis DNA encodes these proteins:
- the dnaG gene encoding DNA primase, which yields MAGRIRESDVALVRDRSRIDDVVGDHVSLRGAGAGALKGLCPFHDEKSPSFNVRPSHGTFHCFGCGEGGDVIAFVMKIEHLGFVEAVERLADRAGIQLTYEGGGATVQRDRGTRSRLIEAHRVAAEFYAEQLATPDALAAREFLAQRGFDEAAARQFGCGFAPAGWDKLTKHLLGRGFELTELIKAQLTKEGRQGPIDRFHRRLLWPIRDMGGEVVGFGARRIFDDDPIQAKYLNTSESPIYKKSQVLFGLDLAKREIAKRRQAVVVEGYTDVMAMHLAGVPTAVASCGTAFGADHMNVLRRLLIDDSLNGEVIFTFDGDAAGQKAALKAFEGEQAFSAQTYIAIAPDGMDPCELRQDKGDVAVRDLVARRTPLFEFAIKTRLKDYDLDSVDGRVEALKVMVPFVAQIKDRAKRDGYATRLAWWVGWEDESAVVRRVRETATGRAPAPSRRAAPADPNQGALAVDVDGPTRPDPRDPALWAQREALKAALQLPEMAGPYYDSLPDEAFTHPAYLALHQAIREAGGASSGLSGPAFLDAVSQACRHQAVRSVLTELSVEQLRVKADDEYRYVQGVLARLQQILVAGQITEIKSRLRRVSPVEEPDEYRALFGDLIALEDYHKALGQQAAGGL from the coding sequence GTGGCAGGACGCATCCGGGAGAGCGACGTCGCATTGGTGCGTGACCGGAGCCGGATCGACGACGTCGTGGGGGACCACGTCTCCCTGCGCGGCGCCGGCGCCGGCGCGTTGAAGGGCCTGTGCCCGTTCCACGACGAGAAGTCGCCGTCGTTCAACGTCCGGCCCTCGCACGGCACGTTCCACTGCTTCGGCTGCGGCGAGGGCGGCGACGTCATCGCGTTCGTGATGAAGATCGAGCACCTCGGGTTCGTGGAGGCCGTCGAACGGCTGGCCGACCGGGCCGGCATCCAGCTCACCTACGAGGGCGGCGGCGCGACCGTCCAGCGCGACCGAGGCACCCGCAGCAGGCTCATCGAGGCGCACCGGGTCGCCGCCGAGTTCTACGCCGAGCAGCTGGCCACGCCGGACGCGCTGGCCGCGCGCGAGTTCCTGGCGCAACGCGGTTTCGACGAGGCCGCGGCCCGCCAGTTCGGCTGCGGCTTCGCGCCCGCCGGCTGGGACAAGCTCACCAAGCACCTCCTCGGGCGCGGGTTCGAGCTGACCGAGCTGATCAAGGCCCAGCTGACCAAGGAGGGCAGGCAGGGCCCGATCGACCGGTTCCACCGCCGGCTGCTGTGGCCCATCCGGGACATGGGCGGCGAGGTCGTCGGCTTCGGCGCTCGCCGGATCTTCGACGACGACCCGATCCAGGCCAAGTACCTCAACACCAGCGAGAGCCCGATCTACAAGAAGTCGCAGGTGCTGTTCGGGCTGGACCTGGCCAAGCGGGAGATCGCCAAGCGCAGGCAGGCCGTGGTCGTCGAGGGCTACACCGACGTGATGGCCATGCACCTGGCGGGCGTGCCGACGGCGGTCGCGTCCTGCGGCACGGCGTTCGGCGCGGACCACATGAACGTGCTGCGCCGGCTGCTGATCGACGACTCGCTCAACGGCGAGGTCATCTTCACCTTCGACGGCGACGCGGCCGGGCAGAAGGCGGCGCTGAAGGCGTTCGAGGGCGAGCAGGCGTTCTCCGCGCAGACCTACATCGCCATCGCGCCGGACGGCATGGACCCGTGCGAGCTGCGGCAGGACAAGGGCGACGTGGCCGTGCGCGACCTGGTGGCCCGCCGCACGCCGCTGTTCGAGTTCGCCATCAAGACCCGGCTGAAGGACTACGACCTCGACTCGGTGGACGGTCGGGTCGAGGCGCTGAAGGTCATGGTGCCGTTCGTGGCGCAGATCAAGGACCGGGCCAAGCGGGACGGCTACGCGACCCGGCTGGCCTGGTGGGTCGGCTGGGAGGACGAGTCGGCCGTGGTGCGCCGGGTGCGCGAGACGGCGACCGGCCGCGCGCCCGCGCCGTCGCGGCGTGCCGCGCCCGCCGACCCGAACCAGGGCGCGCTGGCCGTGGACGTCGACGGGCCGACCCGCCCCGACCCGCGCGACCCGGCGCTGTGGGCGCAGCGGGAGGCGTTGAAGGCGGCGCTGCAGCTGCCCGAGATGGCCGGGCCGTACTACGACTCGCTGCCCGACGAGGCGTTCACGCACCCCGCCTACCTGGCGTTGCACCAGGCGATCCGGGAGGCGGGCGGCGCGTCGTCCGGGCTGTCCGGTCCGGCGTTCCTGGACGCGGTGTCGCAGGCGTGCCGGCACCAGGCCGTGCGGTCGGTGCTGACCGAGCTGTCCGTCGAGCAGCTGCGGGTCAAGGCGGACGACGAGTACCGGTACGTGCAGGGCGTGCTGGCGCGGTTGCAGCAGATCCTGGTGGCGGGGCAGATCACCGAGATCAAGTCCCGGCTGCGGCGCGTGTCGCCGGTGGAGGAGCCCGACGAGTACCGGGCCCTGTTCGGCGACCTCATCGCGCTGGAGGACTACCACAAGGCGTTGGGCCAACAAGCGGCGGGCGGGCTGTGA
- a CDS encoding sigma-70 family RNA polymerase sigma factor has protein sequence MTTGEEISASERTLASTFTGHRSHLVGVAYRLTGSVADAEDAVQEAWLRLTGLSREGRAGIRDLRGWLTTVVGRICLDRLRSAASRRERYVGQWLPEPLVTSGEDDPLDAVVRDDGVRMAALVVLDRLTPEQRVAFVLHDAFGVPFAEIADALGCAVATARQHASRGRKAAAEADPPPRVALEEQREVLERFLRAVASGDVNAVIGVLHPDAVLVGDGGGRAKTAFNVVSGADKVARLILGLMRRYGDVEGRPVLVNGDLGLLFTAQGELTPRVEAVVVRDGKVAGVYDMSNPDKLGHVPFPEGP, from the coding sequence GTGACCACCGGCGAGGAGATCTCGGCGTCCGAGCGGACCCTGGCGTCGACCTTCACCGGCCACCGCTCCCACCTGGTCGGCGTGGCCTACCGGCTCACCGGCAGCGTCGCGGACGCCGAGGACGCGGTGCAGGAGGCGTGGCTGCGGCTGACCGGCCTGAGCCGGGAGGGCCGGGCCGGCATCCGGGACCTGCGCGGCTGGCTGACGACCGTGGTGGGCCGGATCTGCCTGGACCGGCTGCGGTCGGCGGCGTCGCGGCGGGAGCGGTACGTCGGGCAGTGGCTGCCTGAGCCGTTGGTCACGTCGGGCGAGGACGACCCGCTGGACGCGGTGGTGCGCGACGACGGCGTGCGGATGGCGGCGCTGGTGGTGCTGGACCGCCTCACGCCCGAGCAGCGGGTGGCGTTCGTGCTGCACGACGCGTTCGGCGTGCCGTTCGCGGAGATCGCCGACGCGTTGGGCTGCGCGGTCGCGACGGCCCGTCAGCACGCTTCCCGCGGCCGCAAGGCGGCGGCCGAGGCCGACCCGCCGCCGCGGGTGGCGCTGGAGGAGCAGCGCGAGGTGCTGGAGCGGTTCCTCCGGGCCGTGGCGTCCGGCGACGTCAACGCGGTGATCGGCGTGCTGCACCCGGACGCGGTGCTGGTGGGCGACGGCGGCGGCCGGGCCAAGACCGCGTTCAACGTGGTCAGCGGCGCGGACAAGGTGGCCCGCCTGATCCTCGGCCTGATGAGGCGCTACGGCGACGTCGAGGGGCGGCCCGTGCTGGTCAACGGCGACCTGGGGTTGCTGTTCACCGCCCAGGGCGAGCTCACGCCCCGGGTCGAGGCGGTCGTGGTGCGGGACGGCAAGGTGGCCGGCGTGTACGACATGTCGAACCCGGACAAGCTCGGCCACGTGCCGTTCCCCGAGGGCCCCTGA
- a CDS encoding carboxymuconolactone decarboxylase family protein yields the protein MPRIPVVTTKQANPLVRFAYRFARKRFGAVPEPFAVTAHHRGLFVAGARHEMAVQKAARTLPVSLRELVVYSTAVKLGCSWCVDFGTMLIKHEGLDVDRLKDIHDYPTSDKYTELEKLALAYADAMTETPTAVTDEQVAELDRRLGHQGLVELTYLIALENQRGRFNSAFGITDQGFASGDACRVPMP from the coding sequence ATGCCCAGGATCCCGGTCGTCACGACCAAGCAGGCCAACCCGCTGGTGAGGTTCGCCTACCGGTTCGCCAGGAAGCGGTTCGGCGCGGTGCCGGAGCCGTTCGCGGTGACCGCGCACCACCGCGGGCTGTTCGTCGCGGGCGCGCGGCACGAGATGGCGGTGCAGAAGGCCGCCCGGACGCTGCCCGTGTCGTTGCGGGAGCTGGTCGTCTACTCGACGGCGGTGAAGCTCGGCTGCTCGTGGTGCGTCGACTTCGGCACCATGCTGATCAAGCACGAGGGCTTGGACGTCGACCGGCTCAAGGACATCCACGACTACCCGACGTCGGACAAGTACACCGAGCTGGAGAAGCTGGCCCTCGCCTACGCCGACGCGATGACCGAGACCCCGACCGCCGTCACCGACGAGCAGGTCGCCGAGCTGGACCGCCGGCTGGGCCACCAGGGGCTGGTCGAGCTGACCTACCTGATCGCGCTGGAGAACCAGCGCGGCCGGTTCAACTCGGCGTTCGGCATCACCGACCAGGGGTTCGCCTCGGGTGACGCCTGCCGGGTGCCGATGCCGTAA
- a CDS encoding serpin family protein: MPDRAHLTFALTLHDAIAPDRARNACWSPYSVASALGLTAQAARGDTEAELLALLGADHAKVLKDAVVGDDAEFAVANTLWAWDELPIDEGFLTDLAGWPGARARSAPFAGDPEGARKLINADVAETTRGLVPELLSAGAITSDTVATLVNALYLKCAWREEFPEHDTADLPFRGAGNVATMRREGSMRYARRAGWEAVALSARGGVEAVVLLPDDDLGGTEGVPEVLEALDHDRVELFLPKLRLSANVSLAASLQQVGVRTMFGREADLTRLSPDPRLYVDDVVHEAVLRLDEQGFEGAAATAVVMRMTSFIPAEPARTVRVDRPYLLLVRHAETGAIYFLAQVATP; the protein is encoded by the coding sequence GTGCCTGATCGAGCGCACCTGACGTTCGCCCTCACCCTCCACGACGCCATCGCGCCCGACCGCGCCCGCAACGCGTGCTGGTCGCCGTACTCGGTGGCCAGCGCCCTCGGCCTGACCGCCCAGGCGGCGCGCGGCGACACGGAGGCCGAACTCCTCGCGCTGCTCGGCGCGGACCACGCCAAGGTCCTCAAGGACGCGGTGGTGGGCGACGACGCCGAGTTCGCCGTGGCCAACACGCTCTGGGCGTGGGACGAGCTGCCGATCGACGAGGGCTTCCTCACCGACCTGGCCGGGTGGCCCGGCGCGCGGGCCCGCTCCGCGCCGTTCGCCGGCGACCCGGAAGGCGCGCGCAAGCTCATCAACGCCGACGTGGCCGAGACGACCCGGGGCCTGGTCCCCGAGCTGCTGTCCGCCGGCGCGATCACCTCCGACACGGTCGCGACGCTGGTCAACGCGCTGTACCTGAAGTGCGCGTGGCGTGAGGAGTTCCCCGAGCACGACACCGCCGACCTGCCGTTCCGGGGCGCCGGGAACGTCGCCACCATGCGTCGCGAAGGCAGCATGCGCTACGCCCGCCGCGCCGGGTGGGAGGCCGTGGCGCTGTCCGCGCGCGGCGGCGTGGAAGCGGTCGTGCTGCTGCCCGACGACGACCTCGGCGGCACCGAAGGCGTCCCCGAGGTGCTGGAGGCGCTGGACCACGACCGGGTCGAGCTGTTCCTGCCCAAGCTCAGGTTGTCCGCGAACGTCTCGCTCGCCGCGTCGTTGCAGCAGGTCGGGGTGCGCACCATGTTCGGCCGCGAAGCCGACCTCACCCGGCTGAGCCCCGACCCGCGGCTGTACGTGGACGACGTGGTGCACGAGGCCGTGCTGCGGTTGGACGAGCAGGGCTTCGAGGGCGCGGCGGCCACCGCCGTGGTGATGCGCATGACGTCGTTCATCCCGGCCGAACCCGCCCGCACGGTCCGCGTCGACCGGCCCTACCTGCTGCTGGTCCGGCACGCCGAGACGGGCGCGATCTACTTCCTCGCCCAGGTCGCCACGCCGTGA
- a CDS encoding deoxyguanosinetriphosphate triphosphohydrolase — MSQGYTGHDSARLLPEPPKGAVLPGARTERRSPFSRDRARVLHSAALRRLAGKTQVVGPGEGAEVTGVPRTRLTHSLEVAQIGRGIGEELGCDPDVVDTAGLAHDIGHPPFGHNGERALDELAGPCGGFEGNAQTLRILTRLEPKTAKGLNLTRACLDAATKYPWTRRPGMVKFGAYDDDLGVFAWVREGAPERKRCLEAQVMDWADDVAYSVHDVEDGVLAHRISLAALGDPAERATIAGLAAKHFSDEPTSVLEGAATELLGLPVIADLAAYDGSLRAQVALKRLTSELVGRFASAAVGATREVHGDGPLSRYQADLVVPPRVAAEVALLKAVAVRYVMSDPSRLEMQARQRELVAELVHLLLMRAPDTLDPAFHPAWAAAGTDAERLRVVIDQVASLTDAQAVAWRRALGAATPDPL, encoded by the coding sequence ATGAGTCAGGGCTACACCGGGCACGACTCCGCGCGCCTGCTCCCCGAGCCGCCCAAGGGGGCGGTGCTGCCCGGAGCGCGCACCGAGCGCCGCTCGCCGTTCTCCCGCGACCGGGCGCGCGTGCTGCACTCGGCGGCGCTGCGCCGGCTCGCGGGCAAGACCCAGGTCGTCGGCCCCGGCGAGGGCGCGGAGGTGACCGGCGTGCCGCGCACCCGCCTCACCCACTCGCTGGAGGTCGCCCAGATCGGCCGGGGCATCGGCGAGGAGCTGGGCTGCGACCCCGACGTGGTCGACACCGCCGGCCTCGCCCACGACATCGGGCACCCGCCGTTCGGCCACAACGGCGAACGCGCGCTCGACGAGCTGGCCGGGCCGTGCGGCGGGTTCGAGGGCAACGCCCAGACCCTGCGCATCCTGACCCGCCTCGAACCCAAGACCGCCAAGGGCCTCAACCTGACCCGGGCGTGCCTCGACGCGGCCACCAAGTACCCGTGGACCCGCCGTCCCGGGATGGTGAAGTTCGGCGCCTACGACGACGACCTCGGCGTGTTCGCGTGGGTCCGCGAGGGCGCGCCGGAGCGGAAGCGGTGCCTGGAGGCGCAGGTCATGGACTGGGCCGACGACGTCGCCTACTCCGTGCACGACGTGGAGGACGGCGTGCTGGCGCACCGGATCAGCCTGGCCGCCCTCGGCGACCCGGCCGAGCGCGCCACCATCGCGGGCCTGGCGGCCAAGCACTTCTCCGACGAGCCGACGTCCGTGCTCGAAGGCGCCGCGACCGAGCTGCTCGGCCTGCCGGTGATCGCCGACCTGGCCGCGTACGACGGCTCGCTGCGCGCCCAGGTGGCGTTGAAGCGGCTCACCAGCGAGCTGGTCGGCCGGTTCGCGTCCGCCGCCGTCGGCGCGACCCGCGAGGTGCACGGCGACGGCCCGCTGAGCCGCTACCAGGCCGACCTGGTCGTGCCGCCCCGGGTCGCGGCCGAGGTGGCGCTGCTCAAGGCGGTCGCGGTCCGGTACGTGATGAGCGACCCGTCCCGGCTGGAGATGCAGGCCCGGCAGCGCGAGCTGGTCGCCGAGCTGGTGCACCTCCTGCTGATGCGCGCCCCCGACACCCTCGACCCCGCGTTCCACCCCGCGTGGGCCGCCGCGGGCACCGACGCCGAACGCCTGCGCGTGGTGATCGACCAGGTCGCCTCGCTCACCGACGCCCAAGCCGTGGCGTGGCGGCGGGCGCTGGGTGCCGCCACCCCCGATCCCCTGTGA
- a CDS encoding YdcF family protein, which produces MTFLPRLRRLATRVVLGGIVIGLLVVGGTAFRVWQVAREDDRTHADMAVVLGAAQFNGVPSDVLEARLEHARRLYEQGVVNYIATTGGRQPGDNFTEGEAGRLWLEAHDVPADRILEVGEGTDTLGSIRALAAAAREKSLTTAVIVSDPWHSLRARTMAEDEGLSAWTSPTRSGPNVQTRETQLFYIRRETGALLYYHLMKAPAGAFDGILL; this is translated from the coding sequence GTGACGTTCCTGCCGAGACTCCGCAGGCTGGCCACGCGTGTCGTCCTCGGCGGCATCGTGATCGGGCTCCTCGTCGTCGGCGGCACGGCGTTCCGCGTGTGGCAGGTGGCCCGCGAGGACGACCGGACCCACGCCGACATGGCCGTGGTGCTCGGCGCGGCCCAGTTCAACGGCGTGCCGTCCGACGTGCTGGAGGCACGGCTGGAGCACGCGCGCCGGCTCTACGAGCAGGGCGTGGTCAACTACATCGCCACCACCGGCGGCAGGCAGCCCGGCGACAACTTCACCGAGGGCGAGGCGGGCCGGCTCTGGCTGGAGGCGCACGACGTGCCCGCCGACCGGATCCTCGAGGTCGGCGAGGGCACCGACACGCTGGGCAGCATCCGCGCGCTCGCCGCCGCCGCCCGCGAGAAGTCGCTCACCACGGCGGTGATCGTCAGCGACCCGTGGCACTCCCTGCGGGCGCGCACCATGGCCGAGGACGAGGGCCTGTCCGCGTGGACGTCGCCGACCCGCAGCGGGCCGAACGTGCAGACCCGCGAGACGCAGCTGTTCTACATCCGCCGCGAGACCGGCGCGCTGCTCTACTACCACCTGATGAAGGCGCCGGCGGGGGCGTTCGACGGCATCCTGCTCTGA
- a CDS encoding peptidase E: MAADQPTIVATSGGFRAGRRTNLEFHRLVHHAVDLSGVHGRKPRLCHIGTASGDQRWFSADVSEAGQLAGWEVSHLNLFTMPPTTDVPGFLASHDVVWVGGGSVANLLAVWAVHDLGSALRGAWQDGVVLGGVSAGSICWFAGGSTDSFGPELRVVTNGLGFLPYGNGVHYDSEAARRPTIHAAVAAGVLPVTHCTDDGAGLVYHGTELVEAVSERRTGGAYVVTREESSATAQEESLDIRRL; encoded by the coding sequence ATGGCAGCAGACCAGCCGACGATCGTGGCGACCTCAGGTGGTTTCCGCGCCGGGCGCCGCACCAACCTGGAGTTCCACCGGCTCGTGCACCACGCCGTCGACCTGTCCGGCGTGCACGGCCGCAAACCCCGCCTGTGCCACATCGGCACGGCCTCCGGCGACCAGCGGTGGTTCAGCGCGGACGTGTCCGAAGCCGGGCAGCTGGCGGGGTGGGAGGTGTCGCACCTGAACCTGTTCACCATGCCGCCGACGACCGACGTGCCGGGCTTCCTCGCCTCCCACGACGTGGTGTGGGTCGGCGGCGGGTCGGTGGCGAACCTGCTGGCCGTGTGGGCGGTGCACGACCTGGGGTCGGCGCTGCGCGGCGCGTGGCAGGACGGTGTCGTGCTCGGCGGCGTGTCCGCCGGGTCGATCTGCTGGTTCGCGGGCGGCTCGACCGACTCGTTCGGGCCGGAGCTGCGGGTGGTCACCAACGGCCTCGGCTTCCTGCCGTACGGCAACGGCGTGCACTACGACAGCGAGGCGGCGCGGCGTCCGACGATCCACGCGGCGGTGGCGGCGGGCGTGCTGCCGGTGACGCACTGCACCGACGACGGCGCCGGGCTCGTGTACCACGGCACGGAGCTGGTGGAGGCGGTGTCCGAACGGCGCACGGGTGGCGCCTACGTCGTCACCCGAGAGGAGTCTTCAGCAACCGCACAGGAGGAATCGCTCGACATCAGGCGGTTGTGA
- a CDS encoding class I SAM-dependent methyltransferase, which translates to MAVLEISDLVVARDPGTGARLDVHRAEVAARLRDAGDERAARIVERIPAVNGVLDPAAVDRLLVRVHTELQRLNEELHMARRFAEVLRPILAAARQAGVTPLRVVDIGCGLGFVLRSLAASGVLGEDVELVGVDFNPALIAEASRLARHERLRCRFFVADAFALPGHATVYLSNGVLHHFAADALPSFFRAQDRPGTQAFLHYDVAATPLAPLGAWVFHRARMREPLGRHDGVASARRAHGDRVLLDAAAHADGMDVFLFEPVRHANPFCAAMRPVVGLRPALVDGVRRALGRRARGLVTVPARAQR; encoded by the coding sequence ATGGCCGTGCTGGAGATCTCCGACCTGGTGGTGGCCCGGGACCCCGGCACCGGCGCACGGCTCGACGTCCACCGGGCCGAGGTGGCGGCCCGGTTGCGGGACGCGGGCGACGAGCGGGCGGCCCGGATCGTGGAGCGCATCCCGGCCGTGAACGGGGTGCTGGACCCGGCGGCGGTGGACCGGTTGCTGGTCCGCGTGCACACCGAACTGCAACGGCTCAACGAAGAGCTGCACATGGCGCGGCGGTTCGCCGAGGTGCTGCGCCCGATCCTCGCCGCGGCGCGACAGGCCGGCGTCACACCGCTGCGCGTGGTGGACATCGGCTGCGGGCTGGGGTTCGTGCTGCGGTCGCTGGCCGCGTCCGGCGTGCTGGGCGAGGACGTCGAACTGGTGGGTGTCGACTTCAACCCGGCCCTGATCGCCGAGGCGTCGCGGCTGGCCCGCCACGAGCGGCTGCGGTGCCGGTTCTTCGTCGCCGACGCGTTCGCCCTGCCGGGGCACGCCACCGTCTACCTGTCCAACGGCGTGCTGCACCACTTCGCCGCCGACGCCCTGCCGTCGTTCTTCCGGGCCCAGGACCGGCCCGGCACGCAGGCGTTCCTGCACTACGACGTCGCCGCCACGCCGTTGGCCCCGCTGGGCGCGTGGGTGTTCCACCGCGCCCGGATGCGCGAGCCGCTCGGCAGGCACGACGGCGTGGCGTCCGCGCGGCGCGCGCACGGCGACCGGGTGCTGCTCGACGCCGCGGCGCACGCCGACGGCATGGACGTCTTCCTGTTCGAACCCGTCCGGCACGCCAACCCGTTCTGCGCGGCCATGCGCCCGGTGGTCGGTCTGCGGCCCGCGTTGGTCGACGGGGTTCGGCGTGCCCTGGGCCGCCGGGCGCGCGGCCTGGTCACGGTCCCGGCGCGGGCACAGCGGTGA
- a CDS encoding oxidoreductase, whose amino-acid sequence MSSAVPAALCLLALTDACFAGFRASTGRNARIHKRAYYLRAAWRGLLGGAVGLAAVALLLLLPLVAAPDAAARYAELVRAGTRLLEVLVPFAALVVATLVAYWLLPMRESTFVILVGLGPFTLLRPVVVVAGAVWAAVGSSDWLVWAGSGAAAACVLAVEPAVHRLRYASPT is encoded by the coding sequence GTGAGCTCGGCGGTGCCGGCGGCGCTGTGCCTGCTCGCCCTCACCGACGCCTGCTTCGCCGGGTTCCGCGCGTCCACCGGCCGCAACGCGCGGATCCACAAGCGCGCCTACTACCTGCGCGCCGCGTGGCGGGGGCTGCTCGGCGGCGCGGTCGGTCTCGCCGCGGTGGCCCTGCTGCTCCTGCTGCCCCTGGTGGCCGCGCCCGACGCCGCCGCCCGGTACGCCGAGCTGGTCCGGGCGGGAACGCGGCTGCTGGAGGTGCTGGTCCCGTTCGCGGCGCTGGTGGTGGCGACCCTGGTGGCGTACTGGCTGCTGCCGATGCGGGAGAGCACCTTCGTGATCCTGGTCGGGTTGGGTCCGTTCACGCTGCTGCGGCCGGTCGTCGTGGTGGCGGGCGCGGTGTGGGCGGCCGTCGGGTCGTCCGACTGGCTCGTCTGGGCGGGTTCGGGCGCAGCGGCGGCCTGCGTGCTGGCCGTGGAGCCGGCCGTGCACCGCCTCCGGTACGCGTCGCCCACCTGA
- a CDS encoding DUF6194 family protein, whose product MTAEEMTDHISSTFAGTRVMEAYGDTFFLYDPDGDLPPERQLPFATIVTGDHYEQVSELTEPGAYRLNIGLTKATYTAMFGAVPTGRDDRGVFDTGFDHAERDRVMPHPVYASQHWVCVVSPGEATADAIGPLLAEAHGFAARKHANHARRARR is encoded by the coding sequence GTGACTGCCGAGGAGATGACGGACCACATCAGCTCGACCTTCGCCGGTACCCGCGTCATGGAGGCGTACGGCGACACGTTCTTCCTCTACGACCCCGACGGCGACCTCCCGCCGGAGCGTCAGCTGCCGTTCGCGACGATCGTGACCGGCGACCACTACGAGCAGGTGTCCGAGCTGACCGAGCCGGGCGCCTACCGGCTCAACATCGGGCTCACCAAGGCGACCTACACCGCGATGTTCGGCGCCGTGCCGACCGGGCGCGACGACCGGGGCGTGTTCGACACCGGTTTCGACCACGCGGAACGGGACCGCGTGATGCCGCACCCCGTGTACGCGTCGCAGCACTGGGTCTGCGTGGTGTCGCCGGGCGAGGCGACGGCGGACGCCATCGGGCCGCTGCTCGCCGAGGCGCACGGGTTCGCCGCCCGCAAGCACGCCAACCACGCCCGGCGGGCCCGGAGGTGA
- a CDS encoding SulP family inorganic anion transporter has product MSTRTERPAPPTFWPDVGASLVVFLVALPLCVGIAVASGVPAELGIITGVVGGLVVGLLPGSTMQVSGPAAGLTVLVADTVAAHGLGAMGLIVLGAGLLQVAMGLLRLGRWFRAISPAVVQGMLAGIGLVLVLGQLYPFGGQDQPATTSAKFAGLVDLVRAALTTAVGLSGVAVGVLTLLVAWLWKRTPWRAVPGMLVAVVVASAVGALLPLPRISVGPLTDVVSLVDFSLLDAGVLGAMLTFALVASAESLFSAAAVDRMHSGPRTRYNRELVAQGVGNAVCGVLGALPMTAVIVRSAANVDAGARTRLSRVLHGGWLLVFVVLLPGVLSYVPLAVLAALLVQAGWKLLAPRQVLALARVDRAEAGILVLTAGLIVLTDLLTGTLAGLLAAVVKTAWDMSRLTVTVTAHGEDHHHVAVRGNATFLKLPGLLESLEAVPDSRHVRVDLTGVRHLDQACGQAIDHWAAGRGSVELIHPVSE; this is encoded by the coding sequence GTGAGCACCCGGACCGAACGGCCGGCCCCGCCGACGTTCTGGCCCGACGTCGGCGCGTCGCTGGTGGTGTTCCTGGTGGCGCTCCCGCTGTGCGTGGGCATCGCCGTCGCCTCCGGCGTCCCGGCGGAGCTGGGCATCATCACCGGCGTGGTGGGCGGCCTCGTCGTCGGCCTGCTGCCCGGCAGCACCATGCAGGTCAGCGGCCCGGCGGCGGGCCTGACCGTGCTGGTCGCGGACACCGTCGCGGCACACGGCCTCGGCGCGATGGGCCTCATCGTGCTCGGCGCGGGCCTGCTCCAGGTGGCGATGGGCCTGCTGCGGCTGGGCCGCTGGTTCCGCGCCATCTCGCCCGCCGTGGTCCAGGGCATGCTCGCGGGCATCGGCCTGGTGCTCGTGCTGGGCCAGCTCTACCCGTTCGGCGGGCAGGACCAGCCCGCCACGACCAGCGCGAAGTTCGCCGGGCTGGTCGACCTCGTCCGGGCCGCGCTGACGACGGCGGTCGGGTTGAGCGGCGTGGCGGTCGGCGTGCTGACGCTGCTCGTGGCGTGGCTGTGGAAGCGCACGCCGTGGCGGGCCGTGCCGGGGATGCTGGTGGCCGTCGTGGTCGCCTCGGCGGTGGGCGCGCTGCTCCCGCTGCCGCGCATCTCGGTGGGCCCGCTGACCGACGTGGTGTCCCTGGTCGACTTCTCCCTGCTGGACGCCGGCGTGCTGGGCGCGATGCTGACGTTCGCCCTCGTGGCGTCGGCGGAGAGCCTGTTCAGCGCGGCGGCCGTGGACCGCATGCACAGCGGTCCGCGCACGAGGTACAACCGGGAGCTGGTCGCGCAGGGCGTCGGCAACGCGGTGTGCGGCGTGCTCGGCGCGTTGCCGATGACCGCCGTGATCGTGCGCAGCGCGGCCAACGTGGACGCCGGCGCCCGCACCCGGCTGTCCCGCGTGCTGCACGGCGGCTGGCTGCTGGTGTTCGTCGTGCTGCTGCCGGGCGTGCTGTCCTACGTGCCGCTGGCGGTGCTGGCCGCGCTGCTGGTGCAGGCGGGCTGGAAGCTCCTGGCGCCCCGGCAGGTCCTGGCCCTGGCCCGCGTGGACCGGGCCGAAGCGGGCATCCTGGTGCTCACCGCGGGCTTGATCGTGCTCACGGACCTGCTCACCGGCACCCTCGCCGGCCTGCTGGCGGCGGTGGTCAAGACGGCCTGGGACATGTCCCGCCTGACCGTCACCGTGACCGCGCACGGCGAGGACCACCACCACGTGGCGGTGCGCGGCAACGCGACGTTCCTCAAGCTGCCGGGCCTGCTGGAGTCCCTGGAGGCCGTGCCGGACAGCAGGCACGTCCGCGTCGACCTGACCGGTGTCCGCCACCTCGACCAGGCGTGCGGCCAGGCGATCGACCACTGGGCCGCGGGCCGCGGCAGCGTGGAGCTGATCCACCCGGTGTCCGAATGA